CGGAGGCGGCCGTCATTGGCCAGTACGATCAGCTCGTCTCCGGTCGTGTAGCCTTCCGGCATGAAGGTATCTGCAGAAGCGCGTGTGAATACTCAGATGTTCGTCAATAGACGAAACATGACTCTTCGGCCATATACACACGATAATGGGAGTGACGAAATGGTACAAGGAGGTTCGTCATGATCGTTCATCCACGACCCGGACGGCAATAATATTGAGGCCATGCTGAGCTGATCAGGCCGTGGACTACTCCACGGTAATCGTCAACGCATCGGCCACGAGGCCGGCCTTGGCACGGGCGTCGGCTTCGGACTCGCCGACGGCCAGTGCCACGGCCATGCGGCGGTGGCCATGCACTTCGGGCTTGGCAAAAATGCGCAGGTCCGTGCCGGGTTCGGCCAGAGCAGCGGCCACATCGGTGAACTCGACCTCACCGTCGCCGGCCACCACAATCGCATGGCTTGCCGCCACCGAGCCGGCCGGAATCGTGAGCGACACATGCTCGGGGGTGATCGGCAGGCCGAGAATCGCGCGGGCGTGCAGCGCGAACTCGCTCAGACGCTGGGAGGCCATTGTCACCATACCGGTATCGTGCGGACGGGGGGAGACCTCGTTGAACAGAATCGAGCCGTCGGTGAGCACGAACAGTTCCACGCCGAATACGCCCCAACCGGTTTCGCCGGCCGCCTGAGCCTTGGCCACCAAGCCTTCAACGGCGGTACGTGCGATGTCGCGCGCCCGCTCGGCCTCACCATCGGGTTCGGTAGCCGGCTGCCAGGACTCGCGGTAATCGCCGGACTCCTGACGTTGGCCGATCGGCGCGCACGTCACAATGCCGGCGGACGAAGAAACAGTCAGTACCGTCAGCTCACGCTCCAGCGGAGCAAGCGCCTCAACGATCACGCGCGACACATCGCCCTCATCGGCGGCGCGGCGGCCCTCCTGCGCTTCGGTCCAAGCGGCATCGATGGCGTCGGCGGAACGCACCACCGACTGGCCGTGACCAGACGAGCTCATCACCGGCTTGACCACGCACGGATAGCCGACTTCCGAAGCTCCGGCGCGCAGCTCTTCCAGCGAGCCGGCAAAACGATACGGTGTAGTCGGCAAGCCCAATTCTTCGTGGGCCAGTACGCGCAGGCGCTCGCGGTCCATGCAAATCGCGGCGATTTCGGCGCTCGGCACCACCTGGGCGCCCGCGGCCGCAGTACCGGCCAGCACATCGGTGGCGATGGCCTCTACCTCGGGCACGATGATGTCCGGCTTGATTTCATCGAACAATGCCTGCAATTCGGCGGCATTCGCCATATCCAACGCGCGATATTCATGCGCCACCTGCTGGGCCGGAGCGCCGGCATACGAGTCAGCGGCGCACACCCACGCGCCCAGTCGCATGAGCTCGATGGCCACTTCCTTGCCCAGCTCACCAGCGCCCAAAAACAGCACGCGGGTGGGGTGCTTGCCCAGCGGTGTGCCCAGCGGGCGGTTGGCTGCGCGAGTTGCGGGGGAGACGGCGGAAGTCTCGGCGGGAATTGCGGGAGAGGAGGTGGAAGTCACGGCAGTATTTACGGCGTTCTCAGTCATACCCACATTCTGCCATGCCGCGATGATTTCGCCTATGCGGGGCTCGGATTCGGCGACGTGCGCTGCGGAGCGCGTGATTCAATATTGGGCAAAATGCGGCAGCCCATACCATTTCATACGCGTTCAGGCAGCGCGGCCGACGCCATTGCA
This DNA window, taken from Bifidobacterium longum subsp. longum JCM 1217, encodes the following:
- the purT gene encoding formate-dependent phosphoribosylglycinamide formyltransferase — protein: MTENAVNTAVTSTSSPAIPAETSAVSPATRAANRPLGTPLGKHPTRVLFLGAGELGKEVAIELMRLGAWVCAADSYAGAPAQQVAHEYRALDMANAAELQALFDEIKPDIIVPEVEAIATDVLAGTAAAGAQVVPSAEIAAICMDRERLRVLAHEELGLPTTPYRFAGSLEELRAGASEVGYPCVVKPVMSSSGHGQSVVRSADAIDAAWTEAQEGRRAADEGDVSRVIVEALAPLERELTVLTVSSSAGIVTCAPIGQRQESGDYRESWQPATEPDGEAERARDIARTAVEGLVAKAQAAGETGWGVFGVELFVLTDGSILFNEVSPRPHDTGMVTMASQRLSEFALHARAILGLPITPEHVSLTIPAGSVAASHAIVVAGDGEVEFTDVAAALAEPGTDLRIFAKPEVHGHRRMAVALAVGESEADARAKAGLVADALTITVE